Proteins encoded together in one Antennarius striatus isolate MH-2024 chromosome 13, ASM4005453v1, whole genome shotgun sequence window:
- the tmprss15 gene encoding enteropeptidase isoform X1, with protein MSKTCQGSVEVTFDLWFEQMISVKEVEQNLEAGLQEVGSTGLVIDGSSIQITEKQDVTTASPTTITPTSERTTERPKETTATTAGPTTAVACPPNQRPCVNGSICVLITRFCDGVHDCPDGSDEDAAFCATACDGQFLLPGPSGWFASSEHQYNSSSFCRWIIRVHPGLSVEIRFLRFETEEISDTLRLYEGVGAGKHLTAEFSGSSPPGTVWLLTDQSTVEFISDDINNLSGFNATYRSANISSLSDEQKLTCTFEQGMCFWRQHQEADDDGDWIRTSGATFPPLSGPSVDHTIGNSSGFYIVTPPTPPSPGQWLKSFRINSLPLAPPIKPMCLSFWYHMFGEDIHRLNVLLVPPPPSTSGTVFQKDGNYGDNWNYGQVTLNLTTETTVMFEALKKGGMRNDIALDDIALTSDPCGPAPPDPTNVPLPTTPPPMPVDCGGPFELWEPNSTFSSPNYPHSYGDRAKCLWTLHTSKGRNIQLHFLDFDVEASYDMVEVRDGTGPKSSLLAVLTGKTGPAHDLYSTTNQMSVWLFTDKSGHGRGFKANFTSGVNLGSPAPCDVSQFQCQTGSCIHGNSKCDGLMDCLDASDEANCVELEVNGSNRLQFQILSSLFTICADNWNSRLSVFTCQYLGYRSGEATFLQATPQDSPFANVTITNGTLETSISETCNVEKVISLSCDNQPCGVRQVATDKREMDPSEDRKSLQSTSAIKIVGGVNAAKGAWPWIVSLQWRGGHVCGATLIGEDWLLTAAHCVYGKNIHLQWWSAVLGLHSQSELNSMEVQTRRVDRVVINRQYNRQTKEADIAMMHLQRPANFTQYIQPVCLPPEGQDFTPGRKCFITGWGREAHQGPIPDVLQEAEVPLVGEDQCQLWLPEYTITSSMLCAGYPEGGVDSCQGDSGGPLMCLDDGHWTVIGVVSFGIGCGLPQKPGVYARVSTFTSWIADTRRSAY; from the exons ATGTCCAAAACCTG tcagggcagtgtggaggtgacctttgacctctggttTGAGCAGATGATCAGCGTGAAAGAGGTGGAACAGAacctggaggcggggcttcaggAGGTTGGGTCCACAGGATTGGTGATTGACGGGAGCAGCATCCAGATCACAG AGAAGCAGGACGTGACAACAGCTTCACCAACAACCATCACACCCACAAGTGAGAGAACAACAG AGAGACCCAAAGAGACGACAGCAACAACCGCTGGACCCACGACAGCAG TGGCGTGTCCTCCTAATCAGAGACCGTGTGTCAACGGATCAATATGTGTTCTGATCACTCGCTTCTGTGACGGAGTCCATGACTGTCCTGACGGCTCTGATGAAGACGCTGCTTTCTGTG CTACGGCATGTGATGGGCAGTTCTTGCTGCCGGGTCCGAGTGGTTGGTTCGCTTCTTCAGAACATCAatacaacagcagcagcttctgccGCTGGATCATCAG AGTCCATCCAGGACTTTCTGTGGAGATCAGATTCCTGCGGTTTGAAACGGAGGAAATCAGTGATACTCTGCGACTTTATGAGGGAGTCGGAGCAGGAAAACATCTGACAG CCGAGTTCTCGGGCTCCTCTCCACCTGGGACCGTGTGGCTCCTAACCGACCAATCAACTGTGGAGTTTATTTCTGATGACATCAACAATCTATCGGGTTTCAATGCCACCTACAGATCGGCCAACATCTCCAGTCTCTCAG aTGAGCAGAAGCTGACGTGTACCTTTGAGCAGGGCATGTGTTTCTGGAGGCAGCACCaggaagctgatgatgatggcgatTGGATTCGGACCAGCGGCGCCACGTTTCCTCCTCTGAGCGGTCCGAGTGTCGACCACACCATAGGCAACAGTTCAG GTTTCTACATCGTCACACCTCCAACACCTCCAAGTCCTGGCCAATGGCTGAAGAGCTTCCGGATCAACAGCCTCCCTCTGGCTCCGCCCATCAAGCCCATGTGTCTTAGCTTttg GTATCACATGTTTGGGGAGGATATCCACCGTCTGAACGTCCTCCTGGTCCCACCCCCTCCATCAACCTCTGGTACTGTGTTCCAGAAAGATGGTAACTATGGTGACAACTGGAACTACGGTCAGGTGACCCTCAACCTGACAACGGAGACCACG GTGATGTTTGAGGCGCTGAAGAAAGGAGGGATGAGGAATGACATCGCTCTGGATGACATCgcactgacctctgacccttgtGGCCCTGCCCCACCTGACCCAACCAATGTACCACTTCCAACGACACCGCCACCAATGCCAG TTGACTGCGGCGGTCCTTTTGAACTCTGGGAACCAAACTCCACCTTCAGCAGCCCAAATTATCCACATTCTTATGGGGACAGGGCTAAGT GTTTGTGGACTCTCCACACCAGCAAGGGTCGAAACATCCAACTCCACTTCCTGGACTTTGATGTGGAAGCCTCCTATGATATGGTGGAGGTGCGGGACGGAACCGGTCCCAAGTCCTCCCTGCTGG CTGTCCTCACTGGCAAAACTGGCCCCGCCCACGATTTATActcaacaaccaatcagatgtcAGTATGGCTCTTTACTGACAAGTCAGGTCACGGCCGAGGCTTCAAAGCCAACTTCACCAGTGGGGTCAACCTGGGGTCACCAG CTCCGTGTGATGTCAGTCAGTTCcagtgtcagacaggaagttgtatCCATGGTAACAGTAAGTGTGATGGCCTGATGGACTGTCTTGACGCCTCTGATGAAGCCAACTGTG TGGAGTTGGAGGTGAACGGTTCCAACCGTCTTCAGTTCCAAATTCTTTCCTCTCTGTTCACCATCTGTGCCGACAACTGGAACTCTCGCCTGTCTGTTTTCACCTGCCAGTACCTGGGATACAG GTCTGGCGAGGCAACATTTCTACAAGCTACACCACAAGATTCACCGTTTGCAAACGTCACAATCACCAATGGAACACTGGAAACCAGTATCAG TGAAACCTGCAACGTGGAGAAGGTGATTTCTCTGAGCTGTGACAACCAGC CTTGTGGTGTCCGACAGGTAGCTACTGACAAAAGGGAAATGGACCCAtcagaagacaggaaatcacTTCAAAGTACGA GTGCCATCAAAATAGTGGGTGGGGTTAATGCGGCAAAGGGGGCGTGGCCATGGATTGTGTCTCTGcagtggagggggggtcatGTTTGCGGGGCCACGTTGATCGGCGAGGATTGGTTGCTGACTGCGGCGCACTGCGTCTACGG GAAAAACATTCACCTCCAGTGGTGGTCTGCTGTTCTTGGCCTTCATTCTCAAAGTGAATTAAACTCGATGGAGGTCCAGACCCGACGAGTTGATCGCGTTGTCATCAACCGACAGTACAACCGACAGACTAAAGAAGCTGACATCGCCATGATGCATCTCCAGCGGCCAGCTAACTTCACCC AGTACATCCAGCCGGTGTGTTTACCCCCCGAAGGCCAGGACTTCACACCAGGAAGGAAGTGTTTCATCACTGGATGGGGGCGAGAAGCTCATCAGG GTCCCATCCCAGACGTTCTCCAGGAGGCTGAGGTTCCTCTGGTGGGGGAGGACCAGTGTCAGCTGTGGCTTCCTGAATACACCATCACCTCCAGCATGCTGTGTGCAGGATACCCCGAGGGAGGGGTCGACAGCTGTCAG ggtGACTCTGGAGGTCCACTGATGTGTCTGGATGATGGACACTGGACAGTCATTG GTGTGGTGTCATTTGGGATCGGCTGTGGTCTTCCTCAGAAACCTGGGGTCTATGCACGAGTCTCGACCTTCACTTCCTGGATCGCTGACACCAGACGCTCCGCCTACTGA
- the tmprss15 gene encoding enteropeptidase isoform X2 — protein MSKTCQGSVEVTFDLWFEQMISVKEVEQNLEAGLQEVGSTGLVIDGSSIQITEKQDVTTASPTTITPTSERTTERPKETTATTAGPTTAVACPPNQRPCVNGSICVLITRFCDGVHDCPDGSDEDAAFCATACDGQFLLPGPSGWFASSEHQYNSSSFCRWIIRVHPGLSVEIRFLRFETEEISDTLRLYEGVGAGKHLTAEFSGSSPPGTVWLLTDQSTVEFISDDINNLSGFNATYRSANISSLSDEQKLTCTFEQGMCFWRQHQEADDDGDWIRTSGATFPPLSGPSVDHTIGNSSGFYIVTPPTPPSPGQWLKSFRINSLPLAPPIKPMCLSFWYHMFGEDIHRLNVLLVPPPPSTSGTVFQKDGNYGDNWNYGQVTLNLTTETTVMFEALKKGGMRNDIALDDIALTSDPCGPAPPDPTNVPLPTTPPPMPVDCGGPFELWEPNSTFSSPNYPHSYGDRAKCLWTLHTSKGRNIQLHFLDFDVEASYDMVEVRDGTGPKSSLLAVLTGKTGPAHDLYSTTNQMSVWLFTDKSGHGRGFKANFTSGVNLGSPAPCDVSQFQCQTGSCIHGNSKCDGLMDCLDASDEANCVELEVNGSNRLQFQILSSLFTICADNWNSRLSVFTCQYLGYRSGEATFLQATPQDSPFANVTITNGTLETSISETCNVEKVISLSCDNQPCGVRQVATDKREMDPSEDRKSLQSAIKIVGGVNAAKGAWPWIVSLQWRGGHVCGATLIGEDWLLTAAHCVYGKNIHLQWWSAVLGLHSQSELNSMEVQTRRVDRVVINRQYNRQTKEADIAMMHLQRPANFTQYIQPVCLPPEGQDFTPGRKCFITGWGREAHQGPIPDVLQEAEVPLVGEDQCQLWLPEYTITSSMLCAGYPEGGVDSCQGDSGGPLMCLDDGHWTVIGVVSFGIGCGLPQKPGVYARVSTFTSWIADTRRSAY, from the exons ATGTCCAAAACCTG tcagggcagtgtggaggtgacctttgacctctggttTGAGCAGATGATCAGCGTGAAAGAGGTGGAACAGAacctggaggcggggcttcaggAGGTTGGGTCCACAGGATTGGTGATTGACGGGAGCAGCATCCAGATCACAG AGAAGCAGGACGTGACAACAGCTTCACCAACAACCATCACACCCACAAGTGAGAGAACAACAG AGAGACCCAAAGAGACGACAGCAACAACCGCTGGACCCACGACAGCAG TGGCGTGTCCTCCTAATCAGAGACCGTGTGTCAACGGATCAATATGTGTTCTGATCACTCGCTTCTGTGACGGAGTCCATGACTGTCCTGACGGCTCTGATGAAGACGCTGCTTTCTGTG CTACGGCATGTGATGGGCAGTTCTTGCTGCCGGGTCCGAGTGGTTGGTTCGCTTCTTCAGAACATCAatacaacagcagcagcttctgccGCTGGATCATCAG AGTCCATCCAGGACTTTCTGTGGAGATCAGATTCCTGCGGTTTGAAACGGAGGAAATCAGTGATACTCTGCGACTTTATGAGGGAGTCGGAGCAGGAAAACATCTGACAG CCGAGTTCTCGGGCTCCTCTCCACCTGGGACCGTGTGGCTCCTAACCGACCAATCAACTGTGGAGTTTATTTCTGATGACATCAACAATCTATCGGGTTTCAATGCCACCTACAGATCGGCCAACATCTCCAGTCTCTCAG aTGAGCAGAAGCTGACGTGTACCTTTGAGCAGGGCATGTGTTTCTGGAGGCAGCACCaggaagctgatgatgatggcgatTGGATTCGGACCAGCGGCGCCACGTTTCCTCCTCTGAGCGGTCCGAGTGTCGACCACACCATAGGCAACAGTTCAG GTTTCTACATCGTCACACCTCCAACACCTCCAAGTCCTGGCCAATGGCTGAAGAGCTTCCGGATCAACAGCCTCCCTCTGGCTCCGCCCATCAAGCCCATGTGTCTTAGCTTttg GTATCACATGTTTGGGGAGGATATCCACCGTCTGAACGTCCTCCTGGTCCCACCCCCTCCATCAACCTCTGGTACTGTGTTCCAGAAAGATGGTAACTATGGTGACAACTGGAACTACGGTCAGGTGACCCTCAACCTGACAACGGAGACCACG GTGATGTTTGAGGCGCTGAAGAAAGGAGGGATGAGGAATGACATCGCTCTGGATGACATCgcactgacctctgacccttgtGGCCCTGCCCCACCTGACCCAACCAATGTACCACTTCCAACGACACCGCCACCAATGCCAG TTGACTGCGGCGGTCCTTTTGAACTCTGGGAACCAAACTCCACCTTCAGCAGCCCAAATTATCCACATTCTTATGGGGACAGGGCTAAGT GTTTGTGGACTCTCCACACCAGCAAGGGTCGAAACATCCAACTCCACTTCCTGGACTTTGATGTGGAAGCCTCCTATGATATGGTGGAGGTGCGGGACGGAACCGGTCCCAAGTCCTCCCTGCTGG CTGTCCTCACTGGCAAAACTGGCCCCGCCCACGATTTATActcaacaaccaatcagatgtcAGTATGGCTCTTTACTGACAAGTCAGGTCACGGCCGAGGCTTCAAAGCCAACTTCACCAGTGGGGTCAACCTGGGGTCACCAG CTCCGTGTGATGTCAGTCAGTTCcagtgtcagacaggaagttgtatCCATGGTAACAGTAAGTGTGATGGCCTGATGGACTGTCTTGACGCCTCTGATGAAGCCAACTGTG TGGAGTTGGAGGTGAACGGTTCCAACCGTCTTCAGTTCCAAATTCTTTCCTCTCTGTTCACCATCTGTGCCGACAACTGGAACTCTCGCCTGTCTGTTTTCACCTGCCAGTACCTGGGATACAG GTCTGGCGAGGCAACATTTCTACAAGCTACACCACAAGATTCACCGTTTGCAAACGTCACAATCACCAATGGAACACTGGAAACCAGTATCAG TGAAACCTGCAACGTGGAGAAGGTGATTTCTCTGAGCTGTGACAACCAGC CTTGTGGTGTCCGACAGGTAGCTACTGACAAAAGGGAAATGGACCCAtcagaagacaggaaatcacTTCAAA GTGCCATCAAAATAGTGGGTGGGGTTAATGCGGCAAAGGGGGCGTGGCCATGGATTGTGTCTCTGcagtggagggggggtcatGTTTGCGGGGCCACGTTGATCGGCGAGGATTGGTTGCTGACTGCGGCGCACTGCGTCTACGG GAAAAACATTCACCTCCAGTGGTGGTCTGCTGTTCTTGGCCTTCATTCTCAAAGTGAATTAAACTCGATGGAGGTCCAGACCCGACGAGTTGATCGCGTTGTCATCAACCGACAGTACAACCGACAGACTAAAGAAGCTGACATCGCCATGATGCATCTCCAGCGGCCAGCTAACTTCACCC AGTACATCCAGCCGGTGTGTTTACCCCCCGAAGGCCAGGACTTCACACCAGGAAGGAAGTGTTTCATCACTGGATGGGGGCGAGAAGCTCATCAGG GTCCCATCCCAGACGTTCTCCAGGAGGCTGAGGTTCCTCTGGTGGGGGAGGACCAGTGTCAGCTGTGGCTTCCTGAATACACCATCACCTCCAGCATGCTGTGTGCAGGATACCCCGAGGGAGGGGTCGACAGCTGTCAG ggtGACTCTGGAGGTCCACTGATGTGTCTGGATGATGGACACTGGACAGTCATTG GTGTGGTGTCATTTGGGATCGGCTGTGGTCTTCCTCAGAAACCTGGGGTCTATGCACGAGTCTCGACCTTCACTTCCTGGATCGCTGACACCAGACGCTCCGCCTACTGA